The following proteins come from a genomic window of Gossypium raimondii isolate GPD5lz chromosome 5, ASM2569854v1, whole genome shotgun sequence:
- the LOC105769666 gene encoding probable aspartyl protease At4g16563 yields MSSRVLCFVSLLLCIFPAIAFALHLPLTLTHFDANDPSRDPYQILSYLASSSLARAHHLKNPQITATATSDATTTTPLFSHSYGGYSISLSFGTPPQILPFVMDTGSDFVWFPCTHRYVCKNCSFSPSSDQNVTIPSFIPKLSSSSRLVGCRNPKCSWVHHTNKTQCDECRNSFTPQNCTQACPPYFLLYGPGTTAGVALSETLNLGDRTVSNFLVGCSIFSSRQPAGIAGFGRGLPSLPTQLKLHKFSYCLISRRFDDSPSSSTLILDSTSDMDRKTNGLIYTPFIKNPIVRGKEAFQVYYYVGLRKITVGGRRVKVPRKFLSPGNNGNGGTIVDSGSTFTFMAREIFEPLAVEFVKQVKNYSRARDVEVLTGLRPCFDVKDMGKPVELPELRLHFKGGAEIALPLENYFAVVGEGVACLTVVTDGDVGGGKAVVGHSGPAIVLGSFQMQNYYVEYDLRNQRLGLKPQLCI; encoded by the coding sequence ATGTCTTCTCGTGTCCTCTGCTTCGTATCTCTTTTGCTCTGTATTTTCCCCGCCATCGCCTTCGCTTTGCATTTACCACTAACGCTCACACATTTCGATGCCAATGACCCATCTCGAGATCCGTACCAGATCCTCAGCTACCTTGCCTCTTCCTCTTTAGCCAGAGCCCATCACCTCAAAAACCCCCAAATCACCGCCACTGCCACCAGCGACGCCACCACCACCACCCCACTCTTTTCCCACAGCTATGGAGGCTACTCCATTTCTCTCAGCTTTGGCACTCCACCTCAAATCCTCCCTTTCGTCATGGACACCGGCAGTGACTTCGTTTGGTTCCCTTGTACCCATCGCTATGTCTGCAAAAACTGCTCCTTTTCTCCTTCCTCCGACCAAAACGTTACTATCCCCTCCTTCATCCCTAAACTATCTTCATCTTCTAGACTCGTCGGCTGCCGAAACCCCAAGTGTTCATGGGTCCACCACACCAACAAAACCCAATGCGATGAATGCCGAAACAGCTTCACCCCCCAAAACTGCACTCAAGCATGTCCCCCTTACTTCCTCCTCTATGGCCCGGGAACCACTGCCGGGGTTGCATTATCGGAAACCCTGAATCTCGGTGATAGAACTGTGTCCAATTTCTTAGTCGGATGCTCCATTTTCTCTTCCCGACAACCCGCCGGCATTGCCGGCTTCGGCCGTGGCCTTCCTTCTTTGCCCACTCAACTTAAGCTACACAAATTCTCTTACTGTCTCATCTCTCGCCGCTTCGATGACTCTCCTAGTAGCAGCACTTTGATACTTGATAGCACCTCCGATATGGATCGGAAAACCAATGGTTTAATCTACacaccgtttattaaaaacccCATTGTCCGGGGCAAAGAAGCTTTCCAAGTTTATTACTACGTTGGTTTAAGGAAGATAACAGTAGGTGGGCGCCGCGTTAAGGTTCCCCGCAAGTTTCTCTCGCCTGGAAATAATGGTAATGGTGGCACCATCGTGGATTCTGGTTCGACTTTCACGTTCATGGCTCGTGAGATATTCGAGCCCCTAGCTGTAGAATTTGTGAAGCAAGTTAAGAACTACAGTAGAGCTCGTGATGTTGAGGTATTAACAGGGTTGAGGCCTTGTTTCGATGTGAAGGATATGGGGAAACCGGTGGAGTTACCCGAGTTGAGGTTGCATTTTAAAGGCGGCGCTGAGATAGCACTGCCGCTGGAGAATTATTTCGCGGTGGTTGGAGAAGGGGTGGCGTGCTTGACGGTGGTGACAGATGGCGATGTCGGTGGAGGAAAGGCTGTAGTGGGGCATAGCGGACCAGCTATAGTATTGGGGAGTTTTCAGATGCAGAATTATTACGTGGAATATGATTTGAGGAACCAAAGATTAGGGTTAAAACCACAGTTATGTATATAG
- the LOC105770859 gene encoding NAC domain-containing protein 4 — protein sequence MAGEGVSRETQMSIEASSMFPGFRFSPTDVELISYYLTKKLEGYEKCVEVIPEIEICRYEPWDLPDKSVIKSDNEWFFFCARGRKYPNGSQSRRATEQGYWKATGKERNVKSGSNVIGTKRTLVFHTGRAPKGERTEWIMHEYCMNGKSQDSLVVCRLRKNSEFRLNNTSSRAPRNAPQLSPIRDSNCATSNGGADQTGTYKGDKAYLKKGTSSYDSHSIEQFDSASESEQKLSNEVGATDSSTPQKDSDAEEDYFAEILKDDIIKLDETPLSARPDISPRIASSSDAGQRRREQPRKENEPHVAHLQGTANRRIKLRKPKAADYVVAAKASTELERGVGEMSIDKLTSPKSGDSPKWLLSLFAPSTANLRFIYATFVILTLVALFLTVLLGGFQACKKLQIYATLLNNLTLGNVIRDDEQRQEKQRINVTETGFIGSYMAISRPMLLVFLLLILIMTSQFEWRHQIVDFDMTPSVTPKQQQISRREEAVKEKIILSQEKNIQRLQELVRSLQQQLLQCKGNNKTNDTISHLTEHVLELERQQILED from the exons ATGGCAGGTGAAGGTGTTTCAAGAGAAACCCAGATGTCTATAGAAGCTTCTTCAATGTTTCCAGGGTTTAGATTTTCACCAACTGATGTTGAATTGATTTCTTACTACTTGACAAAGAAGCTGGAGGGCTATGAGAAGTGTGTTGAGGTCATTCCTGAGATTGAAATTTGTAGATATGAGCCTTGGGACTTACCAG ACAAATCTGTCATAAAGTCGGATAACGAGTGGTTCTTCTTCTGTGCTCGTGGGAGGAAGTATCCAAACGGTTCACAAAGTAGACGCGCAACCGAACAGGGTTACTGGAAAGCCACAGGGAAAGAACGTAATGTCAAGTCGGGTTCTAACGTGATTGGTACGAAAAGAACTCTAGTGTTCCACACAGGTCGTGCACCAAAAGGGGAAAGAACAGAATGGATCATGCATGAATATTGCATGAATGGGAAGTCCCAG GATTCCCTAGTTGTTTGCCGCCTCAGGAAGAATAGTGAGTTTCGTCTGAATAACACATCAAGCCGGGCTCCTCGGAATGCACCGCAGTTGTCACCTATACGTGACAGCAACTGTGCTACCTCAAATGGTGGTGCTGACCAGACTGGCACTTACAAAGGGGACAAAGCCTATTTGAAGAAGGGTACTAGTAGTTACGATTCTCATTCTATTGAGCAATTCGATTCCGCATCCGAATCCGAGCAAAAACTTTCCAATGAAGTCGGAGCAACAGACTCTTCTACACCTCAGAAG GATTCCGATGCTGAAGAAGATTACTTTGCTGAGATACTGAAAGATGATATAATCAAGCTTGATGAAACACCCTTGTCAGCTAGACCAGATATCTCGCCTAGGATTGCGAGCAGTTCAGACGCGGGTCAGAGGAGACGTGAGCAGCCAAGGAAAGAGAATGAACCCCATGTAGCCCATTTACAGGGCACGGCAAACCGGAGAATCAAATTGAGGAAGCCTAAAGCAGCAGACTATGTGGTGGCTGCAAAAGCATCGACAGAGTTAGAACGGGGTGTTGGGGAGATGTCAATTGACAAACTAACATCTCCCAAGTCTGGGGACTCACCAAAATGGTTGTTATCTTTGTTTGCGCCGTCGACTGCCAATCTCCGCTTCATTTATGCAACTTTTGTCATCCTTACTTTGGTGGCTTTGTTTCTTACAGTTTTATTAGGAGGGTTCCAAGCCTGTAAAAAGCTTCAGATATATGCCACTTTGTTGAACAACTT AACCTTGGGAAATGTTATTAGAGATGATGAACAAAGACAGGAAAAGCAAAGAATCAATGTAACAGAAACAG GTTTTATAGGGAGTTACATGGCGATTTCAAGACCCATGTTACTTGTTTTCCTATTGCTTATACTCATAATGACCTCCCAGTTTGAGTGGAGACATCAAATTGTTGACTTTGACATGACCCCTAGTGTTACTCCGAAGCAGCAACAAATTTCCAGAAGGGAAGAAGCTGTGAAGGAAAAG ATCATCTTATCACAAGAGAAGAACATTCAGAGACTTCAGGAACTTGTGCGGAGCCTTCAGCAGCAACTTTTGCAGTGCAAGGGCAATAACAAGACAAATGACACTATAAGCCATTTAACTGAACATGTTCTCGAGCTCGAGAGGCAGCAAATCTTGGAGGACTAG